From the Bacteroidota bacterium genome, one window contains:
- a CDS encoding DUF1080 domain-containing protein, with amino-acid sequence MKKQSCTRILLSVFLLFSITIMPTQAQDDASDYLGKWALYLPGGAGWLNVHEHEGFLDAELLWYGGSVLPVADAYIADGSLVVTRIQEVKGKMDRSHHVTHRLVLHAGFDELVGHAYMPNRNGSGENVVPIKGKRLPALPDAPNVSAARYGDPVDLIGSSTRGWSLIEDDYRNGWSVKDGVLSNNPKQPEGDNYHYRYGNLRTDAKFEDFNLKLEVNIPEGSNSGVYLRGIYEIQVADTYGEDANSHHMGALYSRITPSSTAEKPAGEWQEMDITLYNHHVTVKLNGTTIIDNAPVEGVTGGAMTADEFSAGPIFLQGDHGAVHYRNMVLTPIMN; translated from the coding sequence ATGAAAAAGCAATCATGTACACGGATTTTGTTGTCCGTATTTTTATTATTCAGTATCACCATTATGCCAACGCAGGCGCAGGATGATGCATCGGACTACCTGGGCAAATGGGCCCTGTATCTGCCCGGAGGTGCCGGCTGGTTGAATGTGCATGAGCACGAAGGATTCCTTGACGCCGAACTCTTGTGGTACGGCGGCAGCGTACTGCCTGTAGCCGATGCATACATCGCAGACGGATCACTCGTTGTTACGCGCATACAGGAAGTAAAAGGGAAGATGGATCGCTCGCACCATGTGACCCATCGCCTCGTTCTGCACGCCGGCTTTGACGAACTGGTTGGCCACGCTTATATGCCAAACCGGAATGGTAGCGGCGAAAATGTAGTGCCCATCAAAGGCAAGCGCCTGCCGGCCCTGCCGGATGCGCCCAACGTATCCGCAGCGCGCTATGGTGATCCTGTTGACTTGATTGGCAGCAGTACAAGAGGCTGGTCACTTATTGAAGATGATTATAGAAACGGCTGGTCGGTCAAAGACGGTGTACTATCCAATAACCCGAAGCAGCCTGAAGGTGACAATTATCATTATCGCTATGGCAATCTGCGCACCGACGCCAAGTTTGAAGACTTCAATCTCAAGCTGGAAGTTAACATACCAGAAGGCAGCAACAGCGGTGTATACCTGCGCGGGATTTATGAAATCCAGGTAGCTGACACATACGGCGAAGACGCAAACTCGCATCACATGGGGGCGCTTTACAGCAGGATCACTCCGTCATCCACTGCTGAAAAACCAGCGGGCGAATGGCAGGAAATGGACATCACGCTCTACAATCATCATGTAACCGTTAAGCTCAACGGTACAACAATTATTGATAACGCACCCGTTGAAGGTGTAACCGGCGGTGCCATGACGGCCGATGAGTTCTCTGCCGGCCCCATTTTCTTGCAGGGTGACCATGGTGCAGTGCATTACCGTAATATGGTATTGACACCCATTATGAACTAA
- a CDS encoding LamG-like jellyroll fold domain-containing protein, with protein sequence MLLILLVVISCQSATTTVEKVNLKEALTFYASFDEGFAADFADGDPTLYTAPSWDPTVDAAPIVADNALVSRLPAGGRAGGALRFSTNWNPVVYYAGKDNVAYTTENWSGAFSFWLRIDPDEGLEAGYSDPFIITDKNWDNASLYVDFTDTVPRNFRFAAFADHGIWNPELLAWDDVPPAARPMLDLENHPFSADSWTHVVLSFEGMNGEAARMTGYLNGQQVGVFDQVNWTLSWEIEKVMMSIGRHYTGDLDELAVFNRALTAREVEALFAKPLLDLL encoded by the coding sequence ATGTTGCTGATATTACTGGTTGTAATCAGCTGCCAGTCTGCTACAACAACAGTAGAAAAAGTAAATCTGAAAGAGGCCCTGACTTTTTATGCCTCCTTTGATGAGGGATTTGCGGCAGATTTTGCCGATGGTGATCCAACATTGTACACCGCACCTTCATGGGATCCGACGGTAGATGCAGCACCGATCGTTGCTGACAATGCCCTTGTTTCGCGCTTGCCGGCAGGTGGCCGGGCAGGAGGAGCGCTACGCTTTTCAACCAACTGGAACCCGGTTGTGTATTATGCCGGCAAAGACAACGTTGCATACACGACTGAAAATTGGTCAGGCGCATTCTCTTTCTGGTTGCGCATTGATCCCGATGAAGGCCTCGAAGCAGGGTACAGCGATCCGTTTATCATAACCGACAAAAACTGGGATAATGCCTCGCTGTATGTTGATTTTACGGATACCGTGCCGCGCAATTTCCGGTTTGCTGCATTCGCCGACCACGGCATCTGGAATCCCGAATTGTTGGCCTGGGATGATGTCCCGCCGGCTGCTCGCCCTATGCTGGATCTCGAAAATCACCCTTTTTCGGCTGATTCCTGGACGCATGTTGTGCTCTCTTTCGAAGGTATGAACGGTGAAGCAGCACGCATGACCGGCTACCTGAACGGCCAGCAGGTTGGTGTATTTGATCAGGTGAATTGGACCCTTTCCTGGGAGATCGAAAAGGTAATGATGTCGATTGGCCGGCACTATACGGGAGATTTGGATGAACTTGCCGTATTTAACCGGGCGCTTACTGCCAGGGAAGTAGAAGCGCTGTTTGCTAAACCGCTGCTAGACTTGCTGTAG
- a CDS encoding NIPSNAP family protein: MNRRKFVATAGATSVAAVFPQTSDANKETQSASFFELRKYISRVGSHRGRLASFLKDVAIPAWNRAGISNVGAFNVVHGPTDPTTYVLLTHDSLMSMNSLRGKLVDDAAYQADGKAFLSATLDDPGYTRVESSLFKGFDAMPNLAVPAGAADNAQRIFELRIYESHSEEAAIRKIHMFNNGEIPIFLDTGLTPVFFGEAMVGERLPNLTYMLTFKDLAARSEAWGKFVVHPDWEKMKADTYYKDTVSNITSIILRPLPFSQV; encoded by the coding sequence ATGAATCGACGAAAATTTGTTGCAACAGCCGGTGCCACCTCCGTAGCTGCAGTGTTCCCACAAACCTCTGACGCTAACAAAGAAACGCAGTCAGCCAGTTTCTTTGAGCTGCGCAAATATATTAGTCGCGTAGGCTCGCATCGAGGACGTCTGGCGTCTTTTCTCAAAGATGTTGCAATCCCTGCCTGGAATCGCGCAGGCATAAGCAATGTTGGCGCCTTCAATGTAGTTCACGGCCCTACCGACCCAACTACGTACGTACTGCTCACACACGATTCATTGATGTCAATGAACAGCTTACGCGGTAAGCTTGTTGATGACGCAGCGTATCAGGCAGACGGTAAAGCCTTTCTGTCTGCCACGCTCGATGATCCCGGCTACACCCGCGTGGAAAGCTCGCTGTTCAAGGGATTTGATGCGATGCCGAATCTTGCTGTACCAGCCGGCGCTGCAGACAACGCGCAGCGTATTTTTGAACTCCGAATTTACGAGAGCCACAGTGAAGAAGCGGCCATCCGGAAAATCCACATGTTCAACAACGGCGAGATCCCAATTTTCCTTGACACCGGCCTGACCCCGGTATTCTTTGGGGAAGCCATGGTCGGAGAGCGTTTACCTAACCTGACTTATATGCTTACCTTTAAGGACCTCGCGGCGCGCAGTGAAGCCTGGGGCAAGTTTGTTGTGCATCCTGATTGGGAGAAAATGAAAGCAGATACTTACTACAAAGACACCGTGTCTAACATCACCAGTATCATTCTGCGGCCACTGCCCTTCTCTCAGGTCTAA